One window of the Mytilus galloprovincialis chromosome 14, xbMytGall1.hap1.1, whole genome shotgun sequence genome contains the following:
- the LOC143058373 gene encoding neuronal acetylcholine receptor subunit beta-3-like, whose amino-acid sequence MSSKLFAMLALICVLWLENTNARGTVHVREDGAIAQVLKNYDKYAYPGTTEQPIVKVWHGLSLEKMDYVGRKSKMTIEVWFELKWNDPRLTWSGTPARIRLPMSVIWTPDVVLFTHPNTKPLFNPNVVVSRNGDFVLVPDAKYETENCK is encoded by the exons ATGTCGTCAAAGCTGTTTGCTATGCTTGCTCTAATATGTGTTTTATGGTTAGAGAACACTAATGCCAGGG GGACTGTACATGTCAGGGAAGACGGAGCCATAGCCCAGGTCTTGAAGAATTACGACAAATATGCCTACCCTGGAACAACCGAACAACCAATAGTGAAAGTGTGGCATGGCTTAAGTCTCGAAAAGATGGACTATGTAGGAAGG AAGTCCAAAATGACTATTGAGGTTTGGTTTGAGCTGAAATGGAATGACCCTAGATTGACCTGGAGTGGCACACCAGCAAGAATTAGACTCCCTATGTCAGTCATATGGACACCTGATGTAGTTCTATTCACACA TCCAAATACAAAGCCATTATTCAACCCAAATGTTGTTGTAAGTCGGAATGGAGACTTTGTTTTGGTTCCTGATGCGAAGTATGAAACTGAAAACTGCAAGTAG